AGTTTCAAATTGTTTTGTGCCCGTTTCAACAAGTTTATTTCTGAGTGATGTTGGAATGAATGTGATCCAAGCATAGCGAATAAGGATTAAAATTAAAAAAGCGCTGCTTATAAGGCCCATAGCATAAGCGCGTATTCGATAATTTGGAATATTATATACTTTGTTGGGGTTTTTAAAGATTTTAAATTTAACAAACAAACTTCTGTCATTTTCAGATTTATTTGCCACTTTATTTACCTACTGAGTTAATGCAACGTTTGTTCCATTCTCATAACACGTTTTGGGTCAGGTAATATATATTTTGGTCTGCCTGATTTGTCTTTTAATGAGAGCAAATTGTCTCGCACCGTTCTTTCCGTTGCTGCAAGCTCGGATTGCAGTTCAACTTGGCGTTGACGCAAAGACTTTTCCTTTGTTTTCAAGGAAGCAATTTCATAGCCAACAGAATATGTTTTTGATCTCATTGTAATAACAACGACCCCAACAATAATGGTTAGAAAGATTATTGCAATTATTGCATCGAATTGTTTGAATAATTTTAACATAAATTAAGACCCTTTGTCTAAGCAAAACTCAAAACAACGCAATCTTGCCGAACGAGAGCGATTATTTCTATGACACTCCTCTTCTGAAGCAACGGTTCCTCCGCGCGGGACTTCTTTTCCAAATCCTTTGGAATGATTTTCTTCTAAATGAAGCATGAGATGCAAGGGGATATTGTGTTCTTTTTTTTCATCCATTTTGTCTTTTGAATTTTTGCCTTTTTGCCAATTTCTCATTGCATGTTTAACTATTCTATCCTCTAGGGAGTGGAACGATATAAAACCTGCTTTTCCATTTGGGTGAATGATTTTAGGAAGATCTTGAAGTAATTTTTCGATAGATGCAAGTTCATTATTGACTTCTATACGCAGCGCTTGAAAAGTTCTTGTTGCAGGATGTGCTTTTCCTTTGGGATATGCCAATACTCTTTTAATATATTCAGCAAATTCAATGGTATTTGCAATTTGTAGTTTACCGATTTTTCTATCTTGGACAATTGCTTTAGCGAGTTTGCGGGCTTTAGGCTCTTCGCCATAATCAAAGAAAATTCGAGTCAATTCTTTCTCTGAATAATTATTGAGAATATCAAGAGCACTCAGGTTTTCATGAGGGTTCATTCGCATATCTATAGGCCCTTCATTAAGAAAAGAAAAGCCTCTTTCTGCCCAATCGAGTTGTGGGGAGCTCACGCCAAAGTCTGCAAATAAGCCATGAATTTTTTTTCCAGGGAAATTGGACTCAATTATGGAGCACAATTCGCCAAAATTTTCATTAAAAATAAAAAAATCAAACTGAGGATACTTATTTTTATAATCAGTTAAGATGGATTTTGCATGTGCTATAGCTGCTTCATCTCTATCAAAAGCAATTAAAGTTAAAGAATATTGCATAAATAAGTTTTTTTTAGCAAAAGTTTCAACTAATTGGCAGGAATGCCCCCCGCCACCAAGAGTGCAGTCAACAAATACAAGATTCTTTGAATCTGTGTTATTGAGAGATTGCAGTAGAATTTCGCTAGGAAAAACTTGGTCTATTGTTTCTGATTTAAGTACTGTGGTGTGATGAAACTCTTGATTCAATGAAGACCTCTTTTTTTACTATCATAGGTATTTATGTGGTGCTTGACTTTTAGCATATTGTCAAAAGCGTGGCACTCTCTTTTGTGCCTAAAGCATTCAACTTCATTTTAGCAAGTCCGATAATGAACAAGCATAAAAAGATCACTGCTTAAGGAATAAATGTGCCATGAAGAAATATAATATGCAAAAAATGAATTCATTTTATAAGACGATAAAAATGCTTATATTGTGCATATTTTTTAGCATGGCTTTCTTTGGCTGTATATCATCGAAGCAAGACACACAAGATAATCCCGCACAGAATATTGATAACTCTCAAAGTAAAAATAGTACGGGTGAAATATTAGAATACGCAGAAGGACTCGTGCCGCCACCAAGCCAAAATATAGTTTTAGCTTATTATGTGCAAGCAGGAGATAACTTAGCAATTATTGCAAAAAAGATATATGGTGATAAAAGAGAATGGTTGAAATTAGCAGAACTTAATAATCTCGTTGATCCTCATAAAATTTATGCAGGAGATGTAATATATTATTCTTTGACAGTAAAAACAAAAGCATTTTCTGAAACGTATGAAGGCGCTCCGAAGGCGAAAATTATTGTTAAAAAGGGCGATACTCTTACTCACATTTCAAAAGCTGTTTTTGGAAAATCAAAAGATTGGCGTGTCCTTTGGAAAGAAAATCCACATATAGTTAATCCTGATAAATTAAAAGTGGGTGATGTAATTTATTTTAGACCAAAAGCTTTAACAGCAGAGGCAAGCTCTTTTTCAAGTTCAGTAGTTGAAAATAAAAATGAAAATATACCTCCTCCTCAGACAGACAATAATAATTCAGAAGAAAAAAGTGATTCATTGCAAAGCAAAGCGGAGAATAAAACGGAATTATAAAAAATTTTCTGAGTGTTATTTTGCAGAAACATGAATTATAAAATTATTATCTGTTTCAGACTTCTCAAATAAATTTAATGGAATATACATACTTCTGTTATTGATATTTAAATCTCTAAAACAAATAATTATTTTCTGATATAACAGTTCTTCATAAAATGTATAGTTAGGGTGTTCATTTGCGAATTGTTCAATAAGATCTTTTAATTTTTTAGGGATATTTTCTGAATAATTAATTATTAAATCACTATCATCAGAATTGTTTTTTAAATTAAAATATTTAATACATTCAAAATACTGCTTCGGTGTTCCTATATCAAACCAATAGTTATTATTAGGAAATTCCATATGAGCAATTTTGTAATTATTTTGCAATATTTTTCTATAAAATAAATCAATACTTGATTTTTTTTCGATAAAAGAATTTATAAGAATTTTGTGACTAATTATCTGGTGGGTCGTAAATATTCTTGGAATTTTATCTTCATTTGATTGAAAATTTTCACCAAAACCAATTACATATTTTAAATCTTTCGTAACCCAAGTGGCATCTTTTCTAAAATAATTTAGTTCTTTAGTGCACATAAGAGCAAGCTCTTCAGACTCTTTATTCTCCCATTTATATATCATTTCTGTAAGTGGAAATTGTGCTGCTATATCTCCTGATACAACAATAATGTCTTTATCTGAATTTGCAGGATCTTCATTTTTGAGTGAATGAAATATGCGAGAAATACCTCCACCAGTCTCAAGAATTTCTTCTTCATGCCAGAAGATTATTCGAGCAGGATCATATCCTTTTTTAATTGCAGAACTTGTAAGTTCTTTCTGAGTATCAAAAGCCAAATAATGTGTATTACAATGAACTTTCTCAAATCCAGCTTTAAGGAAAATTTCTATACTTAAAAATGCGACAGGAGTGTCTAATACAGGACAAATTACTTTTGGCAAATATTGGGTTAAAGGCTTTAGGCGAGTCCCAAAACCTGCGCATAAAACAACTGGTATATATTTTGAAGTGTCAATTTTTTCTAGCATTTTACCTGTCTGTGATATGTTTATGGATTAACATATCTAATTTCTCTGAAAATTCGCCTTTATAAAGATTATCAATTAATTTAAAGAGGTGTGGTAACATCATTTTCAAATTTGTTTCTTCATGTATTTGTGCGAATTCAGAATTCAGAATTTCCAATGTTTGTTTTACGTATTTTAAATAATTACATTTTCCTTTTTTTGTTGCAAGATAACCAAAGCTTCCAA
The sequence above is drawn from the Fluviispira vulneris genome and encodes:
- a CDS encoding nucleotidyltransferase family protein; its protein translation is MLEKIDTSKYIPVVLCAGFGTRLKPLTQYLPKVICPVLDTPVAFLSIEIFLKAGFEKVHCNTHYLAFDTQKELTSSAIKKGYDPARIIFWHEEEILETGGGISRIFHSLKNEDPANSDKDIIVVSGDIAAQFPLTEMIYKWENKESEELALMCTKELNYFRKDATWVTKDLKYVIGFGENFQSNEDKIPRIFTTHQIISHKILINSFIEKKSSIDLFYRKILQNNYKIAHMEFPNNNYWFDIGTPKQYFECIKYFNLKNNSDDSDLIINYSENIPKKLKDLIEQFANEHPNYTFYEELLYQKIIICFRDLNINNRSMYIPLNLFEKSETDNNFIIHVSAK
- a CDS encoding LysM peptidoglycan-binding domain-containing protein, with product MKKYNMQKMNSFYKTIKMLILCIFFSMAFFGCISSKQDTQDNPAQNIDNSQSKNSTGEILEYAEGLVPPPSQNIVLAYYVQAGDNLAIIAKKIYGDKREWLKLAELNNLVDPHKIYAGDVIYYSLTVKTKAFSETYEGAPKAKIIVKKGDTLTHISKAVFGKSKDWRVLWKENPHIVNPDKLKVGDVIYFRPKALTAEASSFSSSVVENKNENIPPPQTDNNNSEEKSDSLQSKAENKTEL
- the rsmH gene encoding 16S rRNA (cytosine(1402)-N(4))-methyltransferase RsmH, coding for MNQEFHHTTVLKSETIDQVFPSEILLQSLNNTDSKNLVFVDCTLGGGGHSCQLVETFAKKNLFMQYSLTLIAFDRDEAAIAHAKSILTDYKNKYPQFDFFIFNENFGELCSIIESNFPGKKIHGLFADFGVSSPQLDWAERGFSFLNEGPIDMRMNPHENLSALDILNNYSEKELTRIFFDYGEEPKARKLAKAIVQDRKIGKLQIANTIEFAEYIKRVLAYPKGKAHPATRTFQALRIEVNNELASIEKLLQDLPKIIHPNGKAGFISFHSLEDRIVKHAMRNWQKGKNSKDKMDEKKEHNIPLHLMLHLEENHSKGFGKEVPRGGTVASEEECHRNNRSRSARLRCFEFCLDKGS